The following proteins come from a genomic window of Sorghum bicolor cultivar BTx623 chromosome 3, Sorghum_bicolor_NCBIv3, whole genome shotgun sequence:
- the LOC110433778 gene encoding vegetative cell wall protein gp1-like, which translates to MLVHYGGGGDTETPERHRGTGRPFLLPPVTTAQCISTESIKMYREQENGPSPPPPPPRSPARDSAAALARPRRRCGRATPLAVDPSLCPPLSPAAPPPAPSSSPSPPAPPPPPSTPSSPSPPALRRPRRPRGPRRPRGLCPRPLPPRAPPATSSPAAPAPTPGRGPVAVHAVLIVAVVARLCPAVQAVP; encoded by the exons ATGCTGGTGCactatggcggcggcggcgacacggAGACTCCCGAGCGCCACAGGGGCACAGGGCG CCCCTTCCTACTTCCTCCAGTCACTACGGCACAGTGCATCTCCACCGAGAGCATAAAGATGTACCGAGAGCAGGAAAACGGGCCCTCG ccgcccccgccgccgccgcgctcacCCGCCCGCGATTCCGCCGCCGCGCTCGCCCGTCCTCGTCGCCGGTGCGGCCGCGCCACCCCCCTCGCCGTCGATCCAAGCCTTTGCCCGCCTCTGTCCCCAGCCGCGCCACCTCCCGCGCCGTCCTCGTCGCCGTCCCCGCccgcgcccccgccgccgccgtccacgcCGTCCTCGCCGTCCCCGCCCGCGCTTCGCCGTCCTCGCCGTCCTCGCGGTCCTCGCCGTCCTCGCGGCCTCTGCCCCCGTCCTCTGCCCCCACGCGCGCCCCCCGCAACCTCCTCGCCGGCCGCCCCTGCCCCCACCCCCGGCCGCGGCCCCGTCGCCGTCCACGCCGTCCtcatcgtcgccgtcgtcgcccGCCTCTGCCCCGCCGTCCAGGCCGTCCCCTAA
- the LOC8059410 gene encoding rapid alkalinization factor: MRAMLPPRRHSALAVLVLAAVLLAVAGNNAQRSAAAAALAPVYHHDDDWAADVGYGYGGVAACTGTATGAECAVAARRELGDGGSIGYGALRKDQTPCSYRGASYYNCRPGGAANPYTRGCSAITQCRG, translated from the coding sequence ATGCGCGCGATGCTGCCGCCACGGCGCCACTCGGCGCTCGCGGTGCTTGTACTGGCCGCCGTGCTCCTCGCGGTCGCAGGCAACAACGCGCagcggagcgccgccgccgccgcgttggCACCGGTGTACCACCACGACGACGACTGGGCGGCGGACGTGGGCTACGGTTACGGCGGCGTGGCGGCCTGCACGGGCACGGCGACGGGGGCGGAGTGCGCGGTGGCGGCCAGGAGGGAGCTGGGCGACGGCGGCAGCATCGGCTACGGCGCGCTGCGTAAGGACCAGACGCCGTGCTCGTACCGCGGCGCGTCCTACTACAACTGCCGCCCCGGCGGCGCCGCCAACCCCTACACCCGGGGCTGCTCCGCCATCACCCAGTGCAGAGGCTAG
- the LOC8059411 gene encoding protein RALF-like 22: MAHVDRPPSRAVLAVAVAVAAAALFLVVAAGAPRAAGQTTTTTTVVDPDSWADRGAACTGTGTVEECGMARRELGYGGYISYDAMSRGRVPCSYRGASYYNCRPGAPANPYSRGCSAITRCRG; the protein is encoded by the coding sequence ATGGCGCACGTCGACCGGCCACCGAGCCGCGCCgtgctcgccgtcgccgtcgccgtcgctgcCGCGGCGCTCTTCCTTGTCGTCGCCGCGGGCGCCCCGCGGGCAGCCGgccagacgacgacgacgacgacggtggtGGATCCGGACAGCTGGGCCGATCGCGGCGCGGCGtgcacgggcacgggcacggtGGAGGAGTGCGGCATGGCCAGGAGGGAGCTGGGTTACGGCGGGTACATCAGCTACGACGCCATGAGCCGGGGGCGCGTGCCGTGCTCGTACCGCGGCGCGTCCTACTACAACTGCCGGCCGGGTGCGCCGGCCAACCCTTACTCCCGCGGCTGCTCCGCCATCACCCGCTGCAGAGGCTAG